CAGGATGACGTCGATGGGGTCGGCCTGGAACAGCGGACGGCCGCCGTCACGCGCCATTTGCGCATAGCGGGCGAGGGTTTCCGTATCGCCACTGCGCACCGCATGTTCGTGGGTGCCCGCCATGATCGCGCCCTGGATCATCAGCATTTCGCCAAACTCCTGACGCAGCGCGTCCGTGTTGACCTGACTGGCGACAGCGGCGAAGGCGTTGGCGGCCTGGCGGCGCACGCCTGCGGCCTGCGCGCGGGTGATGTCGGGGCGATGGTCGTTGGCGACGCCCCATTGGGCGAGCAGGTAGAAGGCCAGGGCGTCGATCGCATCATTGGCGCTGTAGCCGAGCATCGGCGCGACCTTGCGATATTGGGCGACGCCTTCGCCCGACAGGACGAGGCTGCGCATGTCGGCGGCCGGTCCCGGTCCCTGCTTTGCCGCAGCTTCCGCCATGATGTCGGCGAGTTTGCGACGGACGGCGGGGTCGGGGCTGTAGGTCGCGGTCAGCGTGGCGTTGCCGCCCTTGCCGGGTGGGGCATTGAGGGTGATGCTGGGTAGCTGCTCAGGGTTGAAATTATTGCCTGTTTTGACCTGTCCAAAGATCGCGGCGTTCGTGGCGTGGCTATGCGCTGGGATAGGAACCAGCGCTAACGCCATGCATAGCAGACGCTTCATGCGTCCGGTCCTGCGGCTTGGAGCGTAAGGGTCCGTCCGTCGCGAGTGAGGTCGATGCGGGCGGGGATGAAGGCGTCGGCATGGTCGGATGCTGGCGCGGTTTCGATCGCGATCGCAGTGCCATCGTCCAGGCCGAACCAGCTGTCTTCCCATAATTGCGGGACGCCCTGGGGCGTTTGTTGCCCCCATATCGGGGTTTGCGTGTCGCTGGGACGGTGGTCCACCAGAATCCGGCCGGTGTCACCATTGAGCAG
This window of the Sphingobium sp. CR2-8 genome carries:
- a CDS encoding DUF6683 family protein, translating into MKRLLCMALALVPIPAHSHATNAAIFGQVKTGNNFNPEQLPSITLNAPPGKGGNATLTATYSPDPAVRRKLADIMAEAAAKQGPGPAADMRSLVLSGEGVAQYRKVAPMLGYSANDAIDALAFYLLAQWGVANDHRPDITRAQAAGVRRQAANAFAAVASQVNTDALRQEFGEMLMIQGAIMAGTHEHAVRSGDTETLARYAQMARDGGRPLFQADPIDVILTDDGFRRR